One part of the Bdellovibrio sp. KM01 genome encodes these proteins:
- a CDS encoding transposase — MKQQTFSTMHTHWKYRYCHGGSLRKSLKGRGARPLSSTEPIHLVFKVNKSAVRGGLRSPRTFFLINNLLRKYSRKFFVRVEQHSIQNDHIHILLRGGKRSQMQSFFRVLAGQFAQRLTDTFCTKHEGDKIWKHRPFSRVVKGHRPYRIVRDYIQLNECEAKGRPYSKSRLRGLTQEQLIELWN; from the coding sequence TTGAAACAACAAACTTTTTCTACAATGCATACACATTGGAAATATAGATACTGTCATGGAGGATCGTTGCGTAAATCTCTGAAGGGCCGAGGCGCACGGCCACTTTCCAGCACGGAACCGATTCATCTCGTTTTTAAAGTGAATAAATCGGCGGTTCGCGGCGGGCTGCGCAGTCCTCGGACGTTTTTTCTTATCAATAATCTGCTGAGAAAATATTCGCGCAAATTCTTCGTCCGTGTTGAGCAGCATTCTATTCAGAATGATCACATCCATATTCTTTTGCGGGGAGGTAAACGTTCGCAGATGCAGAGCTTTTTTAGAGTGTTAGCCGGGCAATTCGCGCAGAGGTTGACCGATACCTTCTGCACCAAACATGAGGGCGACAAAATTTGGAAGCATCGGCCGTTTTCTCGCGTCGTCAAAGGCCACAGGCCATACAGGATTGTTCGAGACTATATTCAGCTCAATGAATGTGAAGCCAAGGGGCGACCTTATTCAAAATCAAGATTGCGTGGATTGACTCAGGAACAGCTCATAGAGCTTTGGAACTAG
- a CDS encoding RsmB/NOP family class I SAM-dependent RNA methyltransferase produces MQTTHPFYLHFQKVYGDRWSTLFAALQNSEQQVARVNNLGRQDDTATRWKSFEIKEQLPGCFWIPAGEGSHPERRSDELLDTYVMDPASVMVARALDARPGDRLLDMCAAPGGKSLIMIEAIAEEGEIFCNDLSPERRERLKKVIQQYVPRQVRDRVWVTGKDGVQFGLKEPNSFDRVLLDAPCSGERHILENPKAQDEWSPRRTEHLATRQYSLLSAALLAVKPGGRIVYSTCSISPTENDEVIRKLLKKKKGEVKLLPAELGVGGEATEFGVAYMPDRCGFGPLYFAVIEKVE; encoded by the coding sequence ATGCAAACCACACATCCTTTTTATCTGCATTTCCAAAAAGTTTATGGTGACCGTTGGTCCACACTTTTTGCGGCATTACAAAACTCTGAACAACAAGTCGCGCGCGTCAATAATCTTGGGAGACAAGATGACACCGCAACTCGTTGGAAAAGTTTTGAAATAAAGGAACAGCTTCCAGGATGCTTTTGGATTCCCGCGGGCGAAGGCAGTCATCCTGAACGTCGTTCCGATGAATTGCTGGATACTTATGTGATGGACCCAGCCAGTGTCATGGTGGCTCGGGCCCTGGATGCTCGGCCCGGTGATCGCCTGCTGGATATGTGCGCGGCACCCGGTGGAAAAAGTTTGATCATGATTGAAGCCATCGCGGAAGAGGGCGAAATTTTTTGCAATGATCTTTCACCAGAACGTCGCGAGCGTTTGAAAAAAGTCATCCAACAATATGTGCCGCGACAAGTGCGTGATCGTGTGTGGGTTACGGGTAAAGACGGCGTGCAATTCGGTTTGAAAGAGCCGAACAGTTTTGATCGAGTCTTGCTGGATGCTCCGTGTTCTGGCGAACGACATATATTAGAAAATCCCAAAGCACAGGACGAATGGAGTCCACGTCGCACAGAGCACTTGGCAACTCGTCAGTACTCTTTGTTGAGTGCGGCGTTGTTGGCTGTAAAACCTGGCGGCCGCATCGTGTATTCAACTTGCTCTATCAGCCCTACTGAAAATGATGAAGTGATTCGCAAACTTTTAAAAAAGAAAAAAGGCGAAGTAAAATTGTTGCCAGCTGAGCTCGGTGTCGGCGGAGAAGCGACAGAGTTTGGTGTGGCATACATGCCCGACCGTTGTGGCTTCGGTCCGCTTTATTTCGCGGTGATTGAGAAAGTTGAATAG
- a CDS encoding DUF3011 domain-containing protein, producing the protein MNKFMLSLIALCAFAHTAHANDFDGYQSEESAYSQESEMSQDEAAMMSDDVAAYGRGGGRGDGRGPGRGGPGWGRPDYGPGHGGPRPRPYPPGHGGPGHGGPGYPPPGHGGPGHGGPGYPHPGPGYPPPPPHQPSVEYVTCESYGSRYNTCYVNPYGIRRVYLARQISNTRCEANRTFGLSGNYIWVDRGCRGVFAVERY; encoded by the coding sequence ATGAATAAATTTATGCTATCCCTGATCGCACTTTGCGCGTTTGCACACACTGCTCACGCAAATGATTTTGATGGTTATCAATCCGAAGAATCTGCTTACAGCCAAGAATCTGAAATGAGCCAAGACGAAGCGGCGATGATGTCTGATGACGTAGCAGCTTACGGTCGTGGTGGCGGCCGTGGTGATGGTCGCGGCCCAGGTCGCGGCGGCCCAGGTTGGGGTCGTCCTGATTACGGCCCGGGTCATGGTGGTCCTCGTCCTCGCCCATATCCTCCAGGACATGGTGGCCCAGGTCACGGTGGCCCAGGTTATCCTCCTCCAGGTCACGGCGGCCCCGGTCATGGCGGCCCAGGTTACCCTCATCCAGGCCCTGGTTACCCACCACCTCCACCACACCAACCAAGTGTTGAGTATGTTACTTGTGAATCTTATGGCAGCCGTTACAACACGTGCTACGTGAATCCATACGGTATCCGCAGAGTTTACTTGGCGAGACAAATCTCCAACACTCGTTGCGAAGCCAACAGAACTTTCGGTCTTTCTGGAAACTATATCTGGGTTGATCGTGGTTGCCGCGGAGTCTTCGCAGTCGAGCGCTACTAG